In one Leptospiraceae bacterium genomic region, the following are encoded:
- a CDS encoding alginate export family protein, with translation MESKFIWIRRSGLFLSLFVCFTYINAQETPTVNTIEPKASEEKKVPDWINNLKFGGLIRFRPEFKRNYDYSNKHTATVKAVASDGTTPILDSTGKQVTYIQNKEADNVEFVGQKVQFSISTNFSKDVEGKITFQDARVWGGQTGSINGLGTANANTSESVDIREAWIEVKNLPMDLNLQAGRQIMAYGDLRLVAHLDWMNVGRSFDGLRFKHESKYLSSHAWGMVISEKDSDIVGNVSTATAGDAYFTGWYNTLKLHEQFNMDLYYLGIHKTWTQANAPAYTIPNAQITVQDRTKQRDNLLTFGARLTNRTKKNEQGAMVATIPFDWTFEYAIQTGKSGEEIQPAWDTTWGSSKGTIYNVYTPYDPTNPGASSIIAKDRKLYKEKVRYDSFAFAFDAGYTIQKKFRIGVEYDVGSGDPNRADGKKSTFQNLFHLNHVYYGIADQVSWQNMVGKSINLKVKLGEWGKLMLAFWHVDKHKSQDAWYGVAGGSSTTASTESKSNSRYVTTDVVTGRQVGSLGKHLFKEYDIQYDVDYKGVNWSLGGSAVYAGDAAKGTRDNTLEIQQSLQKTGTPPVLTALAFNPRATFFYIMMGYKF, from the coding sequence TTGGAAAGTAAATTTATTTGGATAAGAAGAAGTGGTTTGTTTTTAAGCCTATTTGTATGCTTTACTTATATAAATGCCCAGGAAACGCCAACTGTTAATACGATTGAACCTAAGGCTTCAGAAGAAAAGAAAGTACCGGATTGGATTAACAATCTAAAATTTGGGGGGCTGATTCGTTTTCGACCTGAGTTCAAGAGAAATTATGACTATAGCAATAAGCACACTGCAACGGTAAAAGCTGTTGCAAGCGATGGTACAACACCGATTCTTGATAGCACAGGAAAACAGGTGACCTACATTCAGAACAAGGAAGCGGACAATGTGGAATTTGTCGGACAGAAAGTTCAGTTTTCCATCAGCACGAATTTTTCTAAAGATGTTGAAGGGAAAATAACTTTTCAGGATGCGAGAGTCTGGGGAGGTCAAACAGGTTCTATCAACGGTCTGGGTACTGCAAACGCCAATACTTCGGAATCGGTAGATATCCGGGAAGCCTGGATTGAAGTGAAAAACCTTCCGATGGATTTAAACCTTCAAGCAGGCAGGCAAATCATGGCATACGGCGATTTGCGTTTGGTGGCTCACCTTGACTGGATGAATGTGGGAAGAAGTTTTGATGGCCTGCGTTTTAAGCATGAGAGTAAGTATCTCAGCTCCCATGCCTGGGGAATGGTTATCTCGGAAAAAGATTCGGATATAGTAGGAAATGTTAGTACGGCTACAGCAGGAGATGCCTATTTTACCGGATGGTATAATACTTTAAAATTGCACGAACAATTTAATATGGATCTGTATTACCTCGGAATTCATAAAACCTGGACTCAGGCTAATGCACCAGCATATACAATCCCTAATGCACAGATTACCGTTCAGGATAGAACCAAACAGAGAGACAATCTCTTGACCTTTGGAGCAAGACTTACTAACCGAACCAAGAAGAATGAACAGGGTGCTATGGTAGCTACCATTCCTTTTGACTGGACCTTTGAGTATGCGATTCAAACCGGTAAAAGTGGTGAGGAAATTCAACCGGCCTGGGATACAACCTGGGGTTCTTCGAAAGGAACTATCTATAATGTATATACACCCTATGATCCAACGAATCCGGGCGCGAGCAGTATTATTGCTAAAGATAGAAAGCTCTATAAGGAAAAAGTTCGCTACGATTCTTTTGCCTTTGCTTTTGATGCAGGTTACACAATACAAAAGAAATTTCGTATAGGTGTAGAGTACGATGTGGGTAGCGGGGATCCAAATCGTGCAGATGGAAAGAAAAGCACCTTCCAGAACCTTTTTCATTTAAACCACGTTTACTATGGTATAGCTGACCAGGTGAGCTGGCAAAATATGGTGGGCAAGTCAATTAATCTAAAAGTGAAGCTTGGCGAATGGGGGAAACTTATGCTGGCATTCTGGCATGTAGATAAGCATAAATCTCAGGATGCCTGGTATGGTGTGGCCGGGGGGTCTTCCACAACTGCCTCTACCGAATCTAAGTCCAACTCTCGCTATGTAACAACTGATGTGGTGACAGGTAGACAGGTAGGAAGTCTTGGTAAGCATCTGTTTAAAGAATATGATATTCAATATGATGTGGACTATAAAGGGGTCAATTGGAGTTTAGGTGGTTCTGCTGTATATGCAGGAGATGCAGCCAAAGGAACTCGTGATAATACTCTTGAGATACAACAATCTTTGCAAAAAACTGGAACTCCTCCAGTATTGACTGCACTGGCCTTTAACCCGAGAGCTACCTTCTTCTACATCATGATGGGGTATAAGTTTTAA
- a CDS encoding ion transporter, protein MHEIIFEADTFWGKTFDIVLLWAIVLSVLTVMLESVEGLEKIYGDIFKMVEWSFTILFSIEYMARIYCVKRPLKYIFSFLGLIDLLSTLPTYLSLFAISAQYLLVVRSVRLLRVFRILKLSRYLGEAEILWIALKRSRYKITVFLGAVLSVVLIMGTFMYLIEGPENGFTNIPKSIYWAIVTLTTVGYGDIAPKTTLGQFIASAVMILGYAILAVPTGIVSVELANAQKQVNTVACMQCSLEGHDDDAKYCKHCGAKL, encoded by the coding sequence ATGCACGAAATCATTTTTGAAGCGGATACTTTTTGGGGTAAAACCTTCGATATAGTTCTTTTGTGGGCAATTGTATTATCTGTTCTAACAGTAATGTTAGAGAGTGTAGAAGGTCTGGAAAAAATATATGGAGACATTTTTAAAATGGTTGAATGGTCTTTTACCATTCTTTTTTCTATTGAATATATGGCTCGAATTTATTGTGTAAAACGTCCTTTAAAATATATCTTTAGTTTTTTAGGTTTAATTGATCTTCTATCTACTCTCCCTACTTACTTGAGTCTTTTTGCAATATCCGCTCAATATTTATTAGTAGTTCGTTCCGTTCGTCTACTGAGAGTTTTCCGAATCCTTAAGTTATCTCGTTATTTAGGAGAAGCTGAAATATTATGGATAGCTTTAAAACGAAGTCGTTATAAAATAACTGTATTTTTAGGAGCTGTCTTGAGTGTGGTATTAATTATGGGAACTTTTATGTACCTGATTGAAGGCCCGGAAAATGGATTTACGAATATTCCTAAAAGTATATACTGGGCGATTGTCACCCTGACTACAGTAGGATATGGAGACATAGCTCCCAAAACTACCCTGGGTCAGTTTATCGCCTCTGCTGTGATGATTCTCGGTTATGCTATCCTTGCTGTTCCTACGGGAATCGTTTCTGTTGAGTTGGCAAATGCTCAGAAACAGGTAAATACGGTCGCCTGCATGCAATGTTCTCTCGAAGGACATGATGATGACGCAAAATACTGTAAGCACTGTGGAGCAAAACTGTAA